From the Anaerolineae bacterium genome, the window GGGCGATGACTTGGGCCATGGCTCGCTACCCTCCGGCCCGCCAAGAAGGGTTGGGGGTTCTTTTTAAGGCCGGGCTGGGCTGGGCCCAAGTTAGCCTGGCTTCGGCGGTAGCTGTCGCCATTCCTCTGGTTTTACTGGGTTGGGGAGGAATATTGCTCTTGGGCGTCGCCTGGCTGATCACCACGCTGGTGGCGCGCCTGGCGCTGGCCCGCATCTCCGGCCTGACCGGGGACGTGTACGGGGCCATTTGTGAAATTACGGAAACAACTTTGCTGATAATATTTGCCATCCAACCCTGGAGTCACTAAAATCAAGGGCTGATGAAAAACCTGAACCTTGTTTTTATTGGCCCTTTTGGCTTGCAGCCCAAAGCAACCATGAGCGTCCGCGCCGTGCCCCTGGCCAAAGCCCTGGCCGCGCGAGGGCATACGGTCACGGCGCTGATTCCACCCTGGGACGACCCCGACCGGGCCGGACAAACCTGGACGGAAGAGGGAATCCAGGTGGTCAACGTGGCCTTGCCGCGCGGCATCTTACGCTTGCCGCTGTTTTTTCATATTTTTTTGACCCGCGCGCTGATTGTTGGCGCGCTAAAGCTGCGCCCCGACGTGATCCATTTTTTCAAGCCCAAAGCGTATGCCGGGCTGGCTCATCTGGTATTGTGGTGGCTGCGGCGTTTGTCGGGCGCAAAATGGCGGCTGGTGGTAGATACAGACGATTGGGAACAGGATTGGAATGAATGGTTGCCTTATTCCACTCTGCAAAAAAAAATTTTCACCTGGCAAGAACGGTGGGGCTTGAGCCATGCGGATGCAATTACGGTGGCCAGCCGGACCCTGGCCGAGTTGGCGGCCACCCGCATCGGGCGGAAGCCAGCGGATATTTTTTACTTACCCAATGGACATCATACCCACTCAACCAGGGTTGAACCTGGCCGGAAAAACAGCCGGACGGGTGGTAGCGACATAGGAATCAAAAAACAGAACGATCTTTCCCCTCCAATAAACACGTCGCCCACCATTTTGCTTTTTACCCGCTTCTTTGAATTCCGGCTGGAGCGGATAGTCACCCTGGTTGGGCTGGTGGCAAGCCAACTTCCCCAGGCCCGGTGGCTAATTGTAGGCGCAGGCTGGCAGGGTGAAGAAAAAATCTTGGAGACGAAGCTGGCCCAGGCCAATCTGGCTGAATACGCCCATTTTACCGGCTGGCTGCCCCTGGAGCAATTGCCGGCCTATTTTCAGGCCGCGGACGTGGCCGTTTATCCTTACGATGATACGCTCATCAACCGCACCAAGTGCTCGGTGAAACTGATCAGCCTGTTAGCCGCTGGCCTGCCGGTGGTTGCCGACGCAGTGGGACAAAACTGCGAGTACATTGAGCACGGCGTCTCCGGCCTCTTGGTTCCCGCTGGAGACGATGATGCCTTTAGCCAGGCCGTGCTTGTTTTGCT encodes:
- a CDS encoding glycosyltransferase family 4 protein, which gives rise to MKNLNLVFIGPFGLQPKATMSVRAVPLAKALAARGHTVTALIPPWDDPDRAGQTWTEEGIQVVNVALPRGILRLPLFFHIFLTRALIVGALKLRPDVIHFFKPKAYAGLAHLVLWWLRRLSGAKWRLVVDTDDWEQDWNEWLPYSTLQKKIFTWQERWGLSHADAITVASRTLAELAATRIGRKPADIFYLPNGHHTHSTRVEPGRKNSRTGGSDIGIKKQNDLSPPINTSPTILLFTRFFEFRLERIVTLVGLVASQLPQARWLIVGAGWQGEEKILETKLAQANLAEYAHFTGWLPLEQLPAYFQAADVAVYPYDDTLINRTKCSVKLISLLAAGLPVVADAVGQNCEYIEHGVSGLLVPAGDDDAFSQAVLVLLQQPETRQKVGQAAAKTIQEKFNWANLAQIAEKAYD